The Methanomassiliicoccales archaeon genome window below encodes:
- a CDS encoding tyrosine-type recombinase/integrase, giving the protein MELPNVLRYEEIDRFIMAIDRLDDLLACRLMLFGGLRVAEAQEITPGDIDIGSCSVFVRQGKGSKDRLAPLDIHTISLAKILAKEKKLGPEDKYFGKCKRSLQRHVGEIAEKAGIQSNVTAHTLRHTCATWQLDKGIPLEVVRGNLGHSDISTTQIYLHLNIRQRSRAYLDATRFGI; this is encoded by the coding sequence ATGGAACTCCCGAATGTGCTGAGGTACGAGGAGATAGACCGCTTCATCATGGCCATCGACAGGCTAGACGATCTCCTGGCCTGCAGGCTGATGCTCTTCGGCGGGCTTAGGGTTGCTGAAGCCCAAGAGATCACCCCCGGCGACATCGATATCGGCAGCTGCTCGGTCTTCGTGAGACAGGGGAAGGGCAGCAAGGATCGCTTAGCGCCGCTGGACATTCACACGATCTCCCTGGCAAAGATACTTGCAAAGGAGAAGAAGCTGGGGCCTGAGGACAAGTACTTCGGTAAGTGCAAGCGGTCGCTGCAGAGGCATGTGGGGGAGATAGCTGAGAAGGCGGGAATACAATCAAACGTTACCGCGCACACACTGAGGCATACATGCGCCACATGGCAGCTGGATAAGGGAATCCCACTCGAGGTGGTGAGAGGCAATCTCGGTCACTCGGACATCTCGACTACGCAGATCTACCTGCACCTCAACATAAGGCAGAGATCTAGGGCATATCTGGATGCGACGAGGTTCGGGATATAA